In the genome of Desulfovibrio sp. ZJ209, one region contains:
- a CDS encoding ribonuclease catalytic domain-containing protein translates to MQESVRYPAPGCIVEYLEGNAVQIAMVMEEAGGKLRLFLPNRRETRLTSARVLPWLGPLHEGTTGKDEMARLLEAHKARREQLASAVPVGELWELAQGEVEAAPARWFAELMETAPGPDEVAAYGRALLACKSHFRFQPPDFQVYDAETVERRLAEQKAREEREALVAGGAAFLRLLWEVASGRKALSPQGEGAYAAEGVPWPAPEVADRLKALLRARMIDPETQEDDALWRLLAKGLPDVPHLPLQLLMAWGELPPHHDFWLDRAGYDAGDTWWQPFAPEVAQLAAGAGQELPACDLPFISIDSASTRDVDDAFYVEERPGGWHVTVALACPAASWPFGSALDKAVLHRATSIYLPEGDCHMLPERLGTDAWSLRAGEERPAFCVRAAVDSDGTVGECRFFAARARLAANLAYPDAQAVLDGVAEADNPATPHAAQLRMGLALARARQAARIAAGAVIMERPEPQLALEGEGWDTTVRLFCPKPAADAQLLVQELMILASAALAEWGAANHVPLLHRTQDVAVPREYAGIWTEPADMARILRALIPSTLEVAPRPHAALALSRYAPVTSPLRRYPDLVNEAQALHMLATGTPRWDAEALATLLDQVSPALEGASQVQRFRPRYWKLLYFRQQGDKVWWPAVITEENEAFATVTLPEQGLIVRGRRKLFDERAAPGMRVMVRLGKVQPLYNEIQILEVAPADEEMPVA, encoded by the coding sequence ATGCAGGAGAGCGTGCGCTACCCGGCGCCGGGCTGCATAGTGGAATACCTGGAGGGCAATGCCGTCCAGATAGCCATGGTGATGGAGGAGGCCGGCGGCAAGCTGCGCCTCTTCCTGCCCAATCGCCGCGAGACCCGGCTCACCTCGGCGCGCGTGCTGCCGTGGCTCGGGCCGCTCCACGAGGGTACCACCGGCAAGGACGAGATGGCGCGCCTGCTCGAGGCCCACAAGGCCCGGCGCGAGCAACTGGCGAGCGCCGTGCCGGTGGGAGAGCTCTGGGAGCTCGCGCAGGGCGAGGTGGAGGCCGCGCCGGCGCGATGGTTTGCCGAGCTCATGGAGACGGCCCCGGGCCCGGACGAGGTGGCGGCCTACGGCCGCGCGCTCCTCGCCTGCAAGAGCCATTTCCGCTTCCAGCCGCCGGATTTCCAGGTCTATGACGCCGAAACGGTGGAGCGGCGGCTTGCCGAGCAAAAGGCCCGGGAGGAGCGCGAGGCACTCGTGGCCGGCGGCGCGGCCTTTTTGCGCCTGCTCTGGGAAGTGGCCAGCGGCCGCAAGGCGCTTTCGCCGCAGGGGGAAGGCGCGTATGCCGCCGAGGGCGTGCCGTGGCCCGCGCCGGAAGTGGCGGACCGGCTCAAGGCCCTTTTGCGGGCGCGCATGATCGACCCGGAGACGCAGGAGGACGACGCCCTGTGGCGCCTGCTCGCCAAGGGCCTGCCGGACGTGCCGCATTTGCCGCTCCAGTTGCTCATGGCCTGGGGCGAGCTTCCGCCGCACCACGATTTCTGGCTCGACCGCGCGGGCTATGACGCCGGCGACACGTGGTGGCAGCCCTTCGCCCCTGAGGTGGCGCAGCTCGCGGCCGGCGCCGGGCAGGAGCTCCCGGCCTGCGATCTCCCCTTCATCAGCATCGACAGCGCCAGCACGCGCGACGTGGACGACGCCTTTTATGTGGAGGAAAGGCCCGGCGGCTGGCACGTGACCGTGGCCCTCGCCTGCCCTGCGGCCTCGTGGCCCTTCGGCTCCGCGCTCGACAAGGCGGTGCTGCACCGCGCGACGAGCATCTACCTCCCCGAGGGCGACTGCCACATGCTGCCCGAGCGCCTGGGCACGGATGCGTGGTCGCTCCGGGCCGGGGAGGAACGGCCGGCCTTTTGTGTGCGCGCGGCCGTGGACAGCGACGGCACCGTGGGCGAATGCCGGTTCTTCGCGGCCCGGGCGCGCCTTGCGGCGAACCTCGCCTATCCCGACGCCCAGGCCGTGCTGGACGGCGTCGCGGAGGCGGACAATCCCGCCACGCCGCACGCCGCGCAACTGCGCATGGGCCTCGCCCTGGCCCGCGCCCGGCAGGCCGCGCGCATAGCCGCCGGCGCCGTGATCATGGAGCGGCCCGAGCCCCAGCTCGCCCTCGAGGGCGAGGGGTGGGACACCACGGTGCGCCTTTTTTGCCCCAAGCCCGCGGCGGACGCGCAGCTGCTCGTGCAGGAGCTCATGATCCTCGCAAGCGCGGCGCTTGCCGAGTGGGGCGCCGCCAACCATGTGCCCCTGTTGCACCGCACGCAGGATGTGGCCGTGCCGCGCGAATACGCGGGCATCTGGACGGAGCCTGCCGACATGGCCCGCATCCTGCGCGCGCTCATCCCCTCCACGCTGGAGGTCGCGCCCAGGCCGCACGCGGCCCTCGCGCTTTCGCGCTACGCGCCCGTGACCTCGCCGCTCAGGCGTTACCCGGACCTTGTCAACGAGGCCCAGGCCCTGCACATGCTCGCCACGGGCACGCCCCGCTGGGACGCGGAAGCCCTCGCCACCCTGCTCGACCAAGTCTCGCCCGCTCTCGAGGGCGCCTCGCAGGTGCAGCGCTTCCGGCCGAGATACTGGAAATTGCTCTATTTCCGCCAGCAGGGCGACAAGGTGTGGTGGCCGGCCGTCATCACCGAGGAAAACGAGGCCTTCGCCACCGTGACCCTGCCGGAACAGGGCCTCATCGTGCGCGGGCGGCGCAAGCTCTTTGACGAACGCGCGGCGCCGGGGATGCGCGTCATGGTGCGCCTCGGCAAGGTGCAGCCGCTCTACAACGAGATCCAGATTCTTGAGGTTGCCCCGGCGGACGAGGAGATGCCCGTCGCCTGA
- the plsY gene encoding glycerol-3-phosphate 1-O-acyltransferase PlsY has protein sequence MLVKACWILFAYVLGSVPWGVVIAKTFCGIDPRKDGSKSTGATNVSRLCGFGYGVATLACDVLKGAVPVWVALRFISPAPHFVSLVAVAAVLGHVFSCFMRLRGGKAVATSIGVFLPLAFWPLLGSCALCMLVIWRSGFVSLGSLSLLASLPVFLAFAGAWQWLPLSLCLCVIVFVKHRENIGRLRAGTEKPWLKGKAGR, from the coding sequence ATGCTCGTCAAAGCCTGCTGGATACTGTTCGCCTATGTGCTCGGCTCCGTGCCCTGGGGCGTGGTCATCGCCAAGACCTTCTGCGGCATCGACCCGCGCAAGGACGGAAGCAAAAGCACCGGCGCCACCAATGTGTCGCGGCTTTGCGGCTTCGGCTACGGCGTGGCCACGCTCGCCTGCGACGTGCTCAAGGGCGCGGTGCCGGTGTGGGTCGCGCTCAGGTTCATCAGCCCCGCGCCGCACTTCGTGAGCCTCGTGGCCGTGGCCGCGGTGCTCGGGCATGTGTTTTCCTGCTTCATGCGCCTCAGGGGCGGCAAGGCCGTGGCCACGAGCATCGGCGTCTTTTTGCCGCTGGCCTTCTGGCCCCTGCTCGGCTCCTGCGCGCTGTGCATGCTCGTCATCTGGCGCAGCGGCTTCGTGTCCCTGGGCTCGCTCTCCCTGCTCGCGTCGCTCCCGGTGTTCCTCGCCTTCGCGGGCGCGTGGCAGTGGCTGCCCCTCTCCCTCTGCCTTTGCGTCATCGTGTTCGTGAAGCACCGGGAGAATATCGGCCGCCTGCGCGCGGGCACGGAAAAGCCCTGGCTCAAGGGCAAGGCCGGGCGCTGA